A region from the Halomarina litorea genome encodes:
- a CDS encoding four-helix bundle copper-binding protein, whose amino-acid sequence MAQINDLLDDSTRECIDNCHEAVKACAHCADECIGKGEEMEECPRLCRDVVTVASTCAQLCASGSQFNSDIAETCADVCEACADECEQHDHDHCQACVEPLRECAESCRSMA is encoded by the coding sequence ATGGCTCAAATCAACGATTTGCTCGACGATTCGACCCGCGAGTGTATCGACAACTGTCATGAAGCTGTGAAGGCGTGCGCCCATTGCGCCGACGAGTGCATCGGTAAGGGCGAGGAGATGGAAGAGTGCCCCCGACTCTGTCGCGACGTAGTCACAGTCGCCTCGACGTGCGCTCAGCTCTGTGCATCGGGCTCGCAATTCAACAGCGATATCGCGGAGACGTGCGCCGACGTGTGTGAAGCCTGCGCCGACGAGTGTGAACAGCACGACCACGACCACTGTCAGGCTTGTGTCGAACCGCTCCGCGAGTGCGCGGAGTCCTGCCGATCGATGGCGTAA
- a CDS encoding sulfite exporter TauE/SafE family protein, with translation MTSSWVTTGLSAVVILVASVIHGIAGFGFAQVSMGLMPLFRSPSSASIIFTATAVVSNARVWWSVRDAFDWRKWIVPVGGLVLGMPLGIYVFSQFNKAQMRVAIEIVLVLAVVIVGATQQLDIVTDWIEARDYRPGNIVGATAGFLAGVFGGAVAVPGPPMIVYGAFMSASGFWSDEESWRPRIGAIVAYAIDRQDSAHSRSGSTQA, from the coding sequence ATGACGAGTAGCTGGGTGACGACGGGACTGTCTGCGGTCGTCATTCTGGTCGCATCCGTTATTCACGGGATCGCCGGGTTCGGTTTCGCGCAGGTGTCGATGGGGCTGATGCCGCTGTTCCGGTCTCCTTCGAGCGCATCGATCATCTTCACGGCGACGGCAGTCGTGAGTAACGCCCGCGTCTGGTGGAGCGTTCGGGACGCGTTCGACTGGCGCAAGTGGATCGTTCCTGTCGGTGGACTCGTGCTGGGGATGCCGCTCGGCATCTACGTGTTCAGTCAGTTCAACAAGGCACAGATGCGCGTCGCCATCGAGATCGTCCTCGTGTTAGCTGTCGTAATCGTCGGCGCGACCCAGCAACTCGATATCGTCACCGATTGGATCGAAGCACGGGACTACCGGCCGGGGAACATCGTCGGCGCGACGGCCGGTTTCCTTGCGGGGGTTTTTGGTGGCGCCGTCGCAGTCCCCGGCCCGCCGATGATTGTCTATGGGGCGTTCATGTCCGCCAGCGGGTTCTGGAGCGACGAAGAAAGTTGGCGACCGAGAATCGGTGCGATTGTGGCTTACGCCATCGATCGGCAGGACTCCGCGCACTCGCGGAGCGGTTCGACACAAGCCTGA
- a CDS encoding 5'-nucleotidase C-terminal domain-containing protein, translated as MNGNETSIGEWKSLGGDPASDSAGAPDVVFTHVSDLHGQLTPRYQVYYDNPTSKPNFDFGEDDRVIKRGGGIPLLAAKLDELRADYEVCTLMSGDTFHGSAVTTYTDGRAMLKPINEHVAPDVYVPGNWDYSNEAAEDGNVVELMDALDAPVLANNLYDWETGDRLYDAYSVIEVGGLSVGVVGMTNVYVDRMAPAFSEGKYRFGKHPALLEETAQAAREDGADVVVAVTEIGLPWMVQAAKDCASVDVMFSAHTHEYTYDPIVVKETETVVVESGMGEALGRVDLRVQDGEIQFRHHLYCLTEDGEYTPEPDANAQETVESVRESFFEDAPGFERGAGTLEKSLDTVVGQTETPLYRQSFLESAWNTLFNDALRSHFDTDLAVSHGFRYGTAIPPGEITLGELYTFFPMATPVARGVAYGQQLTSHMEEFLEDNFTPYPYDQEDGRVRNFSSNVEVTVDPTAKRGRRLVEMRIDDEAVDPEETYSVATFRRPGDPERDLGNCGFPFQDVEVDDGTIPVDVIVEYLEEHSPVDYEVMGLVETADDGGGAQNTPADGPYPFIQPGVDYQGGEAYCETSMIPRGNAFPEEGRNRTR; from the coding sequence ATGAACGGGAACGAGACGTCCATTGGTGAGTGGAAGTCCCTCGGTGGCGATCCTGCCAGCGACAGCGCAGGTGCCCCCGACGTGGTCTTCACCCACGTCAGCGACCTCCACGGACAGCTAACGCCGCGCTATCAGGTCTACTACGACAATCCAACGTCGAAGCCAAACTTCGACTTCGGAGAGGACGACCGCGTCATCAAGCGCGGTGGCGGGATTCCACTGCTCGCGGCCAAACTCGACGAACTCCGCGCGGACTACGAGGTCTGTACGCTGATGAGTGGTGACACCTTCCATGGCTCTGCCGTGACCACCTACACCGACGGGCGAGCGATGCTCAAGCCTATCAACGAGCACGTTGCACCCGACGTCTACGTCCCCGGGAACTGGGATTACTCGAACGAGGCCGCCGAGGACGGCAACGTTGTGGAGCTAATGGACGCCCTCGACGCCCCGGTCCTTGCGAACAATCTCTACGACTGGGAGACCGGCGATCGACTGTACGATGCGTACAGCGTCATCGAGGTCGGCGGACTCTCTGTGGGCGTCGTGGGGATGACGAACGTCTACGTCGACCGGATGGCACCCGCGTTCTCCGAGGGGAAGTACCGCTTCGGTAAGCACCCCGCGCTCCTCGAAGAGACCGCACAGGCCGCCCGCGAGGACGGCGCGGACGTCGTGGTGGCGGTCACTGAAATTGGCCTGCCGTGGATGGTCCAAGCCGCCAAGGACTGCGCTAGCGTGGACGTGATGTTCAGCGCGCATACCCACGAATACACCTACGACCCGATTGTCGTCAAGGAGACCGAAACCGTGGTCGTCGAGTCCGGGATGGGCGAGGCGCTCGGCCGGGTCGACCTCCGTGTTCAGGACGGGGAGATACAGTTCAGACACCACCTCTACTGTCTGACCGAGGACGGCGAGTACACGCCGGAACCGGACGCTAACGCACAGGAGACGGTCGAATCGGTGCGTGAGTCGTTCTTCGAGGACGCCCCGGGATTCGAGCGCGGAGCCGGCACCCTCGAGAAATCCCTCGATACGGTTGTCGGACAGACAGAGACGCCGCTCTACCGGCAGTCGTTCCTCGAGAGCGCCTGGAACACACTGTTCAACGACGCACTCCGGAGCCACTTCGACACCGACCTTGCCGTCTCGCACGGATTCCGGTACGGGACCGCCATCCCTCCCGGGGAGATCACGCTCGGCGAACTCTACACCTTCTTCCCGATGGCGACACCCGTCGCCCGTGGTGTCGCGTACGGCCAGCAGCTCACGTCCCACATGGAGGAATTCCTCGAGGACAACTTCACGCCCTATCCGTACGACCAGGAGGACGGACGCGTCCGGAACTTCTCATCGAACGTCGAGGTGACCGTCGACCCGACCGCCAAGCGCGGCCGTCGCCTCGTCGAGATGCGGATCGACGACGAAGCGGTCGACCCGGAGGAGACGTACTCGGTGGCGACATTCCGCCGACCCGGTGACCCCGAACGCGACCTCGGCAACTGTGGCTTTCCCTTCCAGGACGTCGAGGTTGACGACGGGACGATTCCAGTCGACGTCATCGTCGAGTACCTCGAAGAACACTCACCAGTCGACTACGAAGTAATGGGGCTGGTCGAGACCGCGGACGATGGCGGTGGTGCCCAGAACACACCCGCCGACGGGCCGTACCCGTTCATCCAACCAGGCGTCGACTATCAGGGCGGAGAGGCGTACTGTGAGACGTCCATGATTCCGCGCGGGAACGCTTTCCCCGAAGAAGGGCGTAATCGAACGCGCTAG
- a CDS encoding MBL fold metallo-hydrolase, whose translation MVKNITAEQLADKIDADEQFTLIDTRPEDSFEAWHVRNAENVPYDPDEGLSEDQLNEVDAVVDGRPIVAICGKGLTSTPFGFELDEHGYDDAEVVTGGMEEWSKLYEVVPIETTSDDLVIRQVQRRAKGCLGYVVGSKATQEAVVVDATRQTDRFKVAAQDAGLSITRVLDTHVHADHISGSPTLADEIGVPYHLGEAASERDVEYEYEPLSDGEVIEVGDVEIEALHTPGHTSEMMNYLVDGELLLTGDTLFVDSVGRTELQFGEDDASRGAELLYDSLHETILDLPDDTTILPGHLTVTSDGRYENGSPGEPLDAQLGNLREELDFLGLDREAFIERLTEDAPEKPPNYETVITINTGKETVDDEGEATELELGPNNCAA comes from the coding sequence ATGGTTAAGAACATTACCGCGGAACAACTCGCGGACAAGATCGACGCCGACGAACAGTTCACACTCATCGACACACGTCCCGAAGACAGCTTCGAGGCCTGGCACGTGCGCAACGCAGAGAACGTTCCGTACGACCCTGACGAGGGGTTGAGCGAGGACCAACTGAACGAGGTGGACGCGGTGGTGGACGGCCGGCCGATCGTCGCTATCTGCGGGAAGGGTCTGACGTCGACGCCGTTCGGGTTCGAGCTCGACGAACACGGCTACGACGACGCCGAGGTCGTCACCGGCGGAATGGAAGAGTGGAGCAAACTCTACGAGGTGGTTCCCATCGAGACGACGAGTGACGACCTCGTCATTCGGCAGGTCCAGCGCCGGGCGAAGGGCTGTCTCGGCTACGTCGTCGGCTCGAAAGCGACGCAAGAGGCCGTCGTGGTCGATGCGACCAGACAGACCGACCGGTTCAAAGTCGCCGCCCAGGACGCTGGGCTCTCCATAACACGCGTGCTCGACACGCACGTCCACGCCGACCACATCTCGGGCAGTCCGACACTCGCCGACGAGATCGGCGTGCCCTACCACCTCGGCGAAGCAGCCAGCGAGCGCGATGTCGAGTACGAGTACGAACCGCTATCAGATGGAGAAGTCATCGAAGTCGGCGACGTCGAGATCGAGGCGCTCCACACACCGGGTCACACCTCCGAGATGATGAACTACCTCGTCGACGGCGAACTCCTGTTGACTGGCGATACGCTGTTCGTCGACTCCGTCGGGCGGACGGAACTCCAATTCGGGGAGGACGATGCCTCGCGTGGGGCCGAACTGCTGTACGACTCGCTCCACGAGACGATCCTCGACCTCCCGGACGACACCACGATTCTGCCGGGGCACCTCACCGTCACGAGCGACGGGCGCTACGAGAACGGCTCGCCCGGCGAACCCCTCGATGCCCAGCTTGGCAATCTACGCGAGGAACTCGACTTCCTCGGGCTCGACCGCGAAGCGTTCATCGAGCGATTAACCGAGGATGCCCCAGAGAAGCCCCCGAACTACGAGACAGTTATCACCATCAACACCGGCAAAGAGACCGTCGACGACGAGGGTGAGGCGACAGAACTCGAACTGGGGCCGAACAACTGTGCCGCATAG
- a CDS encoding multicopper oxidase family protein produces the protein MTPRPTVTDEPDTSVSLTAAAGTIRPSPETSATNWTYNEQFPGPELRVQEGDVLSVELTNDLQEETTIHWHGVPVPNPVDGVPNVTQDPIASGDTFIYTFRAEPAGTYFYHSHVGLQLDRGLLGPLIIEESDPHVEYDREYVVVVDDYLSGEPRLPSDGGMGGGGGMGGGGGMSGGGGMMGDVRPPYEGLLVNGRLPENPPTFDVTEGERIRFRFVNAASATVFGVRIAGHEMTVTHTDGRPVEPVDVDSFVFGAGERYDVVVEAANPGRWFVQADALDGNEPPARAVVAYESTGGSGTPQPPSSSSNRLQYTDLRALSSLDGVSGRPDRSFDLTLSRGRGEYVWTIDGQAYPDADPLTIRPGEHVRIRMTNQSPVVHPMHLHGHFFQVGNAVKDTVIVPGHRGQVTIDFHADNPGRWLFHCHNLYHLDAGMARVVRYVE, from the coding sequence GTGACGCCACGCCCGACGGTCACTGACGAGCCAGATACGTCCGTCAGCCTCACCGCGGCGGCCGGAACCATTCGACCGTCCCCCGAGACTTCGGCGACGAACTGGACGTACAACGAGCAATTCCCGGGGCCGGAGCTACGCGTTCAGGAGGGTGACGTGCTCAGCGTCGAGCTGACCAACGATCTCCAAGAAGAGACGACGATTCACTGGCACGGGGTTCCCGTTCCGAACCCAGTCGACGGCGTGCCAAACGTGACCCAAGACCCGATCGCTTCCGGCGACACGTTCATCTACACGTTCCGTGCCGAACCCGCCGGGACGTACTTCTATCACAGTCACGTCGGACTCCAACTCGATCGTGGGCTGCTCGGTCCACTGATCATCGAAGAATCCGACCCACACGTCGAGTACGACCGCGAGTACGTCGTCGTCGTCGACGATTACCTCTCTGGAGAGCCCCGTCTTCCGTCGGACGGTGGGATGGGTGGCGGTGGTGGAATGGGTGGCGGTGGTGGAATGAGTGGGGGAGGCGGAATGATGGGTGACGTTCGGCCGCCATACGAGGGGCTCCTCGTCAATGGTCGCCTCCCCGAGAACCCACCGACGTTCGACGTAACTGAGGGCGAGCGGATTCGCTTCCGATTCGTGAACGCCGCCAGTGCGACGGTCTTCGGGGTACGGATCGCAGGCCACGAGATGACGGTGACCCACACCGATGGCCGACCCGTCGAACCCGTCGACGTAGATTCGTTCGTCTTCGGAGCCGGCGAGCGGTACGACGTCGTCGTCGAAGCGGCGAATCCGGGAAGATGGTTCGTTCAGGCGGACGCACTCGACGGGAACGAACCACCAGCTAGAGCCGTCGTTGCGTACGAATCCACAGGTGGTTCGGGCACCCCTCAGCCCCCATCATCCTCGAGTAACCGATTGCAGTACACCGACCTTCGAGCACTCTCCTCGCTCGACGGTGTGAGTGGGCGTCCCGACCGGTCGTTCGACCTGACGCTGTCTCGCGGCAGGGGTGAGTACGTGTGGACGATTGACGGACAGGCCTATCCGGACGCCGATCCGCTAACTATTCGACCCGGAGAACACGTTCGGATTCGGATGACCAACCAGAGTCCAGTCGTCCATCCGATGCACCTTCACGGCCACTTCTTCCAGGTCGGTAACGCAGTCAAAGACACGGTCATCGTTCCGGGACATCGAGGGCAGGTGACAATCGACTTCCACGCGGACAATCCCGGCCGGTGGTTGTTCCACTGTCACAATTTGTATCATCTCGATGCGGGCATGGCGCGTGTCGTGAGATACGTCGAGTAG
- a CDS encoding potassium channel family protein, whose amino-acid sequence MNYLYFGLGVSLLIVAVIDLLWTTLWVEGGAGPLTARLMQGTWKLLRRVGTYSPRIRTLAGPVVLVLGLGMWIALLWCGWMFVFASADNALRDTIDTGPISWVERFYFVGYSLFTMGNGDFAPRDGLWQILTALMTASGMLLVTLSITYVLSVLDAVTQKRTFARNVSGLGLDGESIVTTAWNGDEFDDVALPLNSITTALNELTSNHKAYPILHYFYTDDREAAAVLSVASLDDALTLWQRATPEAKRPSDSVLENARSSVQSYLDTVSVFVTQSDEHPPLPDLAVLRKAGVPTVSDEEFDAVLEELKERRRTMHGLIQADARQWPGTWEE is encoded by the coding sequence ATGAACTATCTCTACTTCGGCTTGGGCGTAAGTCTGCTCATCGTGGCCGTGATCGACCTCCTGTGGACGACTCTTTGGGTCGAGGGCGGTGCCGGACCCCTTACCGCACGCCTGATGCAGGGGACGTGGAAGCTGCTACGACGCGTTGGAACCTATAGCCCCCGCATTCGGACGCTGGCCGGCCCGGTGGTTCTCGTCCTCGGGCTTGGGATGTGGATCGCCCTGCTCTGGTGCGGGTGGATGTTCGTCTTCGCGAGTGCCGACAACGCTCTGAGAGACACCATCGACACAGGCCCTATCTCTTGGGTCGAGCGGTTCTACTTCGTGGGATATTCGTTGTTCACGATGGGAAACGGCGATTTCGCGCCCCGAGATGGCCTCTGGCAGATCCTGACTGCACTGATGACCGCCAGTGGGATGTTGCTGGTGACACTGAGCATCACCTACGTCCTCTCTGTCCTCGACGCAGTCACGCAGAAACGCACGTTCGCGCGGAACGTAAGCGGGCTCGGACTGGACGGCGAATCGATCGTCACCACCGCCTGGAACGGTGATGAGTTCGACGACGTCGCGCTCCCCCTCAACAGTATCACCACGGCGCTGAACGAACTAACGTCTAACCACAAAGCCTACCCAATCCTACACTACTTCTACACCGACGACCGCGAGGCCGCCGCCGTGTTGAGCGTCGCCAGTCTTGACGATGCTTTGACCCTCTGGCAGCGAGCGACGCCCGAGGCGAAGAGGCCCAGTGACTCGGTTCTCGAAAACGCACGGTCGAGTGTTCAGAGCTACCTCGACACGGTCAGTGTGTTCGTGACACAGTCCGACGAGCATCCACCGCTGCCCGACCTCGCCGTCCTACGCAAGGCGGGTGTCCCGACGGTGTCCGACGAGGAGTTCGATGCCGTACTCGAAGAGCTGAAAGAGCGACGCCGAACCATGCATGGATTGATTCAGGCGGACGCGCGCCAGTGGCCGGGGACCTGGGAGGAGTAG
- a CDS encoding SHOCT domain-containing protein gives MTQLTTHIGRTARRLATLSLPLLVAAIGTAAAHSSGSSVGGMMGGSSRGLFGGAMGLWGLLWMGLLIAVPLYIGYALLNRGSGRNNEQSLSVLRERYARGELSDDEFDRRRKHLERTR, from the coding sequence ATGACGCAACTCACTACCCACATCGGACGCACTGCTCGTCGACTCGCGACACTCTCCCTCCCGCTGCTGGTCGCGGCAATTGGAACGGCTGCTGCCCACAGTAGCGGGAGCTCCGTCGGCGGTATGATGGGCGGGAGTAGCCGGGGACTTTTCGGCGGAGCGATGGGGCTCTGGGGGCTCCTCTGGATGGGGCTCCTCATCGCCGTCCCCCTCTACATCGGCTATGCGCTACTCAATCGAGGGTCCGGCAGGAACAATGAGCAGTCGCTGTCGGTTCTCCGCGAGCGCTACGCCCGCGGTGAGCTCTCGGACGACGAATTCGATCGGCGGCGAAAACACCTCGAACGTACCAGATGA
- a CDS encoding DUF302 domain-containing protein, translated as MEYTIQTSVTGEFDDVVDTTIAALKDEGFGVLCDIDVQATLKEKLGEEFRQYRILGACNPALAHEGLNEEIELGALLPCNVIVYETDDGEVMVSAVDPQQLVGIADNEALDSIANEVHDRFERVLASVVDELESSSEV; from the coding sequence ATGGAATACACAATACAGACTTCAGTCACCGGCGAGTTCGACGACGTCGTCGACACGACGATTGCTGCGCTCAAAGACGAAGGATTCGGCGTCCTCTGTGACATCGACGTTCAGGCGACGCTCAAGGAGAAACTCGGCGAGGAGTTCCGACAGTACCGCATCCTCGGTGCGTGCAATCCGGCACTCGCGCACGAGGGGCTGAACGAGGAGATCGAACTCGGCGCACTCCTTCCGTGTAACGTCATCGTCTACGAAACCGACGACGGCGAGGTCATGGTGAGTGCAGTCGACCCGCAACAGTTGGTTGGCATCGCAGACAACGAGGCGCTCGACTCGATCGCCAACGAGGTCCACGACCGGTTCGAGCGCGTCCTCGCCAGTGTCGTGGACGAACTCGAATCCTCGTCGGAGGTCTAA
- a CDS encoding SHOCT domain-containing protein translates to MSSSNQLDTTTIVLILGAITVLLLLTMGMGFGGMMGYGGMMSGYGTTSGWWPLVGMLVPLVFLLILLGGGYLVFRRVTESQSTWNPAIEELRMAYARGDLTERAFKTRRDKLERSE, encoded by the coding sequence ATGTCGTCATCGAATCAACTCGACACTACAACCATCGTCCTCATCCTCGGGGCGATCACCGTTCTTCTCTTGCTCACGATGGGAATGGGATTCGGCGGGATGATGGGCTACGGTGGAATGATGAGCGGATACGGGACGACCAGCGGCTGGTGGCCACTCGTTGGGATGCTTGTCCCGCTGGTCTTCCTCCTCATCCTACTGGGTGGCGGATATCTCGTCTTCCGTCGCGTGACGGAATCACAGTCGACGTGGAATCCTGCGATAGAGGAGTTGCGTATGGCATACGCCCGTGGTGATCTCACCGAGAGAGCGTTCAAAACCCGCCGAGACAAGCTCGAACGCTCGGAGTAA
- a CDS encoding cation diffusion facilitator family transporter produces MTDESGVDHHDQGDEAPGPPHDHDPGHGHGGSASSRKLALVSAINIVGFVVELAGGLLFGSVALISDAVHMLFDALAYVMAFTASYVADRYEGSEWWSYGLHRLEPLAAFLNGVLLIPMVGYILWESYQRFLTPIEVGTVPTIVIAIGGLAVNVGSVFILQGGEMSLNEKGAFYHLLGDAGGSIAVIVSVVVVEVTGITVIDPIAAALIAGIVLWSAGKVLRGSGAIFFMKTPFQPEHVREEIEAVDGVDHIDDWHAWQICSQITVATAHVETSVETMSEADTVTQQIHHVLEEHGVDHATIELSPGYGDRRTHLNSHAH; encoded by the coding sequence ATGACCGACGAGAGTGGCGTCGACCATCACGACCAGGGGGACGAAGCCCCTGGACCCCCGCATGATCACGATCCTGGCCATGGACATGGGGGGTCAGCTAGCAGTCGAAAGCTGGCACTCGTCTCCGCCATCAATATCGTCGGCTTCGTCGTTGAACTCGCTGGGGGACTCCTCTTCGGCTCTGTTGCGCTCATCAGCGACGCAGTCCACATGCTTTTCGACGCTCTGGCGTACGTGATGGCGTTTACCGCTTCCTACGTCGCGGATAGATACGAAGGATCGGAGTGGTGGTCGTACGGGCTCCACCGGCTCGAACCGCTGGCTGCCTTCCTCAACGGTGTCCTGCTCATCCCGATGGTCGGGTACATCCTCTGGGAGTCATATCAGCGGTTCCTGACTCCGATCGAGGTTGGAACCGTCCCGACGATCGTAATCGCAATCGGCGGGCTCGCAGTGAACGTCGGCAGCGTCTTCATCCTCCAGGGTGGGGAGATGAGTCTCAACGAAAAGGGCGCGTTCTATCATCTCCTCGGGGACGCTGGCGGGTCGATCGCCGTCATCGTCTCCGTTGTCGTGGTCGAAGTCACCGGAATCACCGTCATCGATCCCATCGCTGCTGCGCTTATCGCGGGCATCGTCCTGTGGTCTGCCGGAAAGGTCCTGCGTGGAAGCGGCGCTATCTTCTTCATGAAGACACCGTTCCAACCCGAGCACGTCCGGGAGGAAATCGAAGCCGTCGACGGTGTCGACCACATTGATGACTGGCACGCGTGGCAGATCTGTAGTCAGATCACGGTCGCGACGGCACACGTCGAAACCTCAGTCGAGACGATGAGCGAGGCCGACACAGTCACCCAACAAATCCATCACGTCCTCGAGGAGCACGGGGTTGATCACGCCACCATCGAATTGAGCCCGGGATACGGAGATCGTCGGACCCATCTCAACTCTCACGCCCACTAA
- a CDS encoding sensor histidine kinase: MTRRGLDDAVVATLTERGPFAGAAVVAVDDGTSVLAERGTMGGVAVVAPRALSEDGPVEEGDSCAVPLDESTVLVVACEPEVALADVASIGATIAGARGAVPTVSESRPLAEDLLWGSDVGAIILTRSQSIVWMSQAVERYLGSSPDDVVGKNVSVLLSHAESVVEDPEALAAAAANPRQTEFDFALKETDGERRHVRYRAHPIPSGPHAGGWVVLLYDVTERIRAEEALEQERKLVADALDSLDDIFYIISDSGQFLRWNDRITEVTGYGDDTIASALPTDLIDEAHHERVTDAMATGFMEGRATTEARIKTQSGETIPYEFTGDRLDHGDDVYLCGTARDVSDRRERQTKLRELNEASRALMRAESVEDVASIAMETADEALGCPLTGLWRHDEGRDSLDPVAITAAADDVFEEVPSFSSGDSLAWEAFESGSFRWYDRVGDHDGVYNPETPIKCEVVLPLGSHGLLITGRTSGGPFDDDTVGLLRLFAATIEAALDSVHRKRLLRDREADLRRQNDRLEFLNSLLRHDILNGMMVITNYADFLGEHVDEDGQWYLDTIGEYSDDIVSLVEKVRAVLTAITDGDESLEPVDVSAVVERQCRKIRAAAPDATVTTDVPPGVRGRANDLLADVVGNVVSNAVEHAGDAPTIDVSVELDGDVTRVRVSDDGPGIPTAQRDRVFERGFGSGDDPTGSGFGLYFVATMLERYGGTARTEPSEEGGATVVLELPRAEA; this comes from the coding sequence ATGACACGCCGTGGGCTGGACGACGCGGTGGTGGCCACGCTGACCGAACGCGGGCCGTTCGCCGGAGCCGCCGTCGTGGCGGTCGACGACGGGACGAGCGTCCTCGCCGAACGGGGGACCATGGGCGGTGTGGCGGTGGTGGCACCGCGAGCGCTCTCCGAAGACGGCCCCGTCGAGGAGGGTGACAGCTGTGCGGTTCCCCTCGACGAGTCGACGGTGCTGGTCGTCGCGTGTGAACCGGAGGTGGCGCTCGCCGACGTGGCGAGCATCGGCGCGACCATCGCGGGGGCGCGGGGGGCCGTCCCCACGGTGAGCGAGTCGCGCCCGCTGGCGGAGGACCTCCTCTGGGGCTCGGACGTCGGGGCGATCATCCTCACCCGGTCCCAGTCCATCGTCTGGATGAGTCAGGCCGTCGAACGCTACCTCGGGTCGAGTCCGGACGACGTCGTCGGCAAGAACGTCAGTGTCCTGCTGAGCCACGCTGAGTCCGTCGTGGAGGACCCGGAGGCGCTGGCGGCCGCGGCGGCCAACCCGAGGCAGACCGAGTTCGACTTCGCGCTCAAGGAGACCGACGGGGAGCGCCGCCACGTCAGGTACCGTGCCCACCCGATACCGTCCGGTCCGCACGCCGGCGGGTGGGTCGTGTTGCTGTACGACGTGACCGAGCGCATCCGCGCGGAGGAGGCGCTGGAGCAGGAACGCAAACTCGTCGCCGACGCGCTCGACAGCCTCGACGACATCTTCTACATCATCAGCGACAGCGGCCAGTTCCTCCGCTGGAACGACCGCATCACGGAGGTGACCGGCTACGGTGACGATACCATCGCCTCGGCCCTGCCGACCGACCTCATCGACGAGGCGCACCACGAGCGCGTCACGGACGCGATGGCGACCGGGTTCATGGAGGGACGGGCAACGACGGAAGCGCGCATCAAGACCCAGTCCGGCGAGACCATCCCCTACGAGTTCACCGGGGACCGGTTGGACCACGGCGACGACGTCTACCTCTGTGGGACCGCCCGCGACGTGAGCGACCGGCGGGAGCGACAGACCAAACTCAGGGAACTCAACGAGGCCAGCAGGGCGCTCATGCGCGCCGAGTCCGTCGAGGACGTCGCCAGCATCGCCATGGAGACGGCGGACGAGGCCCTCGGCTGTCCGCTGACGGGCCTGTGGCGCCACGATGAGGGACGCGACAGCCTCGACCCGGTCGCCATCACGGCGGCGGCCGACGACGTCTTCGAGGAGGTGCCGTCGTTCTCGTCGGGAGACTCGCTCGCCTGGGAGGCCTTCGAGTCGGGGAGCTTCCGGTGGTACGACCGCGTCGGGGACCACGACGGGGTGTACAACCCGGAGACGCCGATCAAGTGCGAGGTCGTACTCCCACTCGGGAGCCACGGGCTCCTCATCACCGGTCGGACCAGCGGCGGGCCGTTCGACGACGACACGGTCGGTCTGCTGCGACTGTTCGCCGCCACCATCGAGGCGGCACTCGACAGCGTCCACCGCAAACGCCTCCTGCGCGACCGGGAGGCCGACCTCCGCCGACAGAACGACCGACTGGAGTTCCTCAACAGCCTCCTGCGCCACGACATCCTCAACGGGATGATGGTCATCACGAACTACGCCGACTTCCTCGGAGAGCACGTCGACGAGGACGGACAGTGGTACCTCGACACCATCGGCGAGTACAGCGACGACATCGTGAGTCTCGTCGAGAAGGTCAGGGCCGTCCTCACGGCCATCACCGACGGGGACGAGTCGCTCGAACCGGTGGACGTCTCCGCCGTCGTCGAGCGTCAGTGCCGAAAGATCCGGGCGGCCGCTCCCGATGCGACGGTGACCACCGACGTTCCCCCCGGCGTCAGGGGCCGGGCGAACGACCTGCTGGCGGACGTCGTCGGGAACGTCGTCTCGAACGCCGTCGAACACGCTGGCGACGCGCCGACCATCGACGTCTCGGTCGAACTGGACGGGGACGTCACTCGGGTGCGCGTCTCGGACGACGGCCCCGGTATCCCGACGGCCCAGCGCGACCGGGTGTTCGAACGCGGGTTCGGGAGCGGCGACGACCCGACGGGGTCGGGGTTCGGCCTCTACTTCGTGGCGACGATGCTCGAACGCTACGGCGGGACGGCGCGCACCGAACCGAGCGAGGAGGGCGGTGCGACCGTCGTGCTCGAACTCCCGAGGGCAGAGGCGTGA